From Streptomyces sp. Edi4, one genomic window encodes:
- a CDS encoding L-aspartate oxidase, producing MTTTGTTGTEAPAPGIRLDAPAAGWSIDADVVVVGSGVAGLTAALRCTAAGLATVVVTKARLDDGSTRWAQGGIAAALGEGDTPEQHLDDTLVAGVGLCDVDAVRLLVTEGPGAVRRLIDTGAHFDTDESGAISLTREGGHHRRRIVHAGGDATGAEVSRALVEAVRTRAVRTIENALVLDLLKDAEGRTAGITLHVMGEGQHDGVGAVRAPAVVLATGGMGQVFAATSNPSVSTGDGVALALRAGAEISDLEFVQFHPTVLFLGADAEGQQPLVSEAVRGEGAHLVDAAGTRFMLGQHELAELAPRDIVAKAITRQMRAQDAEHMYLDARHFGAEMWEHRFPTILAACRAHGIDPVTEPIPVAPAAHYASGGIRTDLRGRTTVPGLYACGEVACTGVHGANRLASNSLLEGLVFAENIAADIVANGAAGSTGAASTPVPGTAVDSGWHGEPVPLLDPAARIQIQRTMTRGAGVLRSADSLAEAAVRLEAIGADEHKAAVPGVEAWETTNLLLVARVLVAAAAARPETRGCHWREDRPDRDDADWQRHLVVRLTPERSLDIRPTPAATFPPTLATPLEPSP from the coding sequence ATGACCACCACCGGCACGACGGGCACCGAGGCGCCCGCCCCAGGTATACGGCTCGACGCGCCCGCCGCGGGCTGGTCCATCGACGCGGACGTCGTGGTCGTCGGCTCCGGCGTCGCGGGCCTGACCGCGGCCCTGCGCTGCACCGCCGCGGGTCTGGCCACGGTCGTCGTCACCAAGGCCCGCCTGGACGACGGTTCCACGCGCTGGGCGCAGGGCGGCATAGCGGCCGCGCTCGGCGAGGGCGACACCCCCGAGCAGCACCTGGACGACACCCTGGTGGCCGGGGTCGGCCTGTGCGACGTGGACGCGGTGCGCCTGCTGGTCACCGAAGGCCCCGGCGCGGTACGGCGGTTGATCGACACCGGCGCCCACTTCGACACCGACGAGTCCGGCGCGATCTCGCTGACCCGTGAGGGCGGCCACCACCGCCGCCGCATCGTGCACGCGGGCGGCGACGCGACGGGCGCGGAGGTCTCCCGCGCGCTCGTCGAGGCGGTCCGCACCCGGGCGGTGCGCACCATCGAGAACGCGCTGGTGCTCGACCTCCTCAAGGACGCCGAAGGACGTACCGCCGGCATCACCCTGCACGTCATGGGGGAGGGCCAGCACGACGGCGTCGGCGCGGTGCGCGCGCCGGCGGTGGTGCTCGCCACCGGTGGCATGGGCCAGGTGTTCGCGGCCACCAGCAACCCGTCGGTGTCCACCGGCGACGGTGTGGCCCTCGCGCTGCGGGCCGGCGCCGAGATCTCCGACCTCGAATTCGTCCAGTTCCACCCCACCGTCCTCTTCCTCGGCGCCGACGCCGAGGGCCAGCAGCCGCTGGTCTCCGAGGCCGTACGCGGCGAGGGCGCCCACCTCGTGGACGCGGCGGGCACCCGCTTCATGCTCGGGCAGCACGAGCTGGCCGAGCTCGCCCCGCGCGACATCGTCGCCAAGGCCATCACCCGCCAGATGCGGGCCCAGGACGCCGAGCACATGTATCTGGACGCCCGCCACTTCGGCGCCGAGATGTGGGAGCACCGCTTCCCCACCATCCTGGCCGCCTGCCGCGCGCACGGCATCGACCCGGTGACCGAGCCCATTCCGGTCGCCCCCGCCGCGCACTACGCCTCCGGCGGCATCCGCACCGACCTGCGCGGCCGCACCACCGTGCCCGGCCTGTACGCGTGCGGCGAGGTCGCCTGCACCGGTGTGCACGGCGCCAACCGGCTCGCCTCCAACTCCCTGCTCGAAGGCCTGGTCTTCGCGGAGAACATCGCGGCGGACATCGTGGCGAACGGCGCCGCCGGATCCACGGGGGCCGCGTCAACTCCCGTACCGGGCACGGCCGTTGACTCCGGCTGGCACGGCGAGCCGGTGCCGCTGCTCGACCCGGCCGCCCGCATCCAGATCCAGCGGACCATGACCAGAGGCGCCGGAGTGCTGCGCTCCGCCGACAGCCTCGCCGAGGCGGCCGTCCGCCTCGAGGCGATCGGCGCCGACGAGCACAAGGCCGCCGTGCCGGGCGTCGAGGCGTGGGAGACCACAAATCTGCTGCTCGTCGCGCGCGTCCTGGTCGCGGCGGCCGCCGCCCGCCCCGAGACCCGCGGCTGCCACTGGCGCGAGGACCGGCCCGACCGCGACGACGCGGACTGGCAGCGCCACCTCGTCGTCCGCCTCACCCCCGAGCGGTCCCTGGACATCCGTCCCACCCCGGCCGCCACCTTCCCCCCGACCCTCGCCACCCCCCTGGAGCCGTCACCGTGA
- the nadC gene encoding carboxylating nicotinate-nucleotide diphosphorylase produces MSTPEEFRPQPVDVPLIQIGAPAQGGGCGDDCGCGGDEVYECGLDPALAALLAESGLDPVQVEDIAHLAIEEDLDGGVDVTSAATVPQDAVATGDFTAREAGTVAGLRVAEAILSIVCTEEFEVERHVADGDRVEAGQKLLSVTTRTRDLLTGERSALNLLCRLSGIATATRAWADALEGTGAKVRDTRKTTPGLRALEKYAVRCGGGVNHRMSLSDAALVKDNHVVAAGGVAEAFKAVRDRFPGLAIEVEVDTLAQVTEVLDAGADLILLDNFTPAGTAEAVDLVAGRAMLESSGRLTLANAREYAATGVDYLAVGALTHSSPILDIGLDLREAGEGSA; encoded by the coding sequence GTGAGCACGCCCGAGGAATTTCGTCCCCAGCCGGTGGACGTCCCCCTGATCCAGATCGGTGCGCCCGCCCAGGGCGGCGGCTGCGGCGACGACTGCGGCTGCGGTGGTGACGAGGTGTACGAGTGCGGCCTCGACCCCGCGCTCGCCGCGCTGCTCGCCGAGTCGGGCCTCGACCCCGTCCAGGTCGAGGACATCGCCCACCTCGCCATCGAGGAGGACCTGGACGGCGGCGTCGACGTGACGTCCGCCGCCACCGTCCCGCAGGACGCCGTCGCCACCGGCGACTTCACCGCGCGCGAGGCCGGCACGGTGGCGGGTCTGCGCGTCGCCGAGGCGATCCTGTCGATCGTGTGCACCGAGGAGTTCGAGGTCGAGCGGCACGTCGCCGACGGCGACCGCGTCGAGGCCGGCCAGAAGCTGCTCAGCGTCACCACCCGCACCCGCGACCTGCTGACCGGCGAGCGCAGCGCGCTCAACCTGCTGTGCCGCCTGTCCGGCATCGCCACCGCCACCCGTGCCTGGGCCGACGCCCTTGAGGGCACGGGTGCCAAGGTCCGCGACACCCGCAAGACCACGCCGGGTCTGCGCGCCCTGGAGAAGTACGCGGTGCGCTGCGGCGGCGGCGTCAACCACCGCATGTCCCTGTCGGACGCGGCGCTGGTCAAGGACAACCACGTGGTCGCGGCCGGCGGCGTGGCCGAGGCGTTCAAGGCCGTACGCGACCGCTTCCCGGGTCTCGCCATCGAGGTCGAGGTCGACACCCTGGCGCAGGTCACCGAAGTCCTGGACGCCGGGGCCGACTTGATCCTGCTCGACAACTTCACCCCGGCCGGGACCGCCGAGGCGGTCGACCTGGTCGCGGGCCGCGCGATGCTGGAGTCCTCGGGCCGCCTGACCCTGGCCAACGCCCGGGAGTACGCGGCGACGGGCGTGGACTATCTGGCGGTGGGCGCCCTCACGCACTCCTCGCCGATCCTGGACATCGGCCTGGACCTGCGCGAGGCCGGAGAGGGCTCGGCCTGA